A genomic segment from Pseudomonadota bacterium encodes:
- a CDS encoding ABC transporter ATP-binding protein — protein sequence MNETTPGKAAPGLSENAIEIRGLRKVYGEGAGLGGVLALENFDLEIPRGVFFGLLGPNGAGKSTLINVLAGLTVKTAGQVRVWGHDLDREPRLARAAIGVVPQELNLDPFFTPREALEMQAGFYGVPKKARRTDAILRALRLSDKADAYARSLSGGMRRRLLIAKAMVHDPPILVLDEPTAGVDVELRQQIWELLRELKAEGTTVLLTTHYLEEAERLCERIAILDHGRLVACDSTEALLRRMDQREIVVTVAEDLHAVPAALGRFRVSFQPPRCLRFGFRTSETGIVEILKAVHDAGLNLTDLSTRESDLEDLFLQLTQSPAARREERPGR from the coding sequence ATGAACGAAACAACTCCAGGGAAAGCGGCGCCCGGGCTTTCCGAAAACGCCATCGAAATCCGGGGGTTGCGGAAGGTCTATGGAGAAGGCGCCGGGCTGGGCGGCGTACTGGCGCTTGAGAACTTCGACCTTGAGATTCCCCGCGGCGTCTTCTTCGGGCTTTTAGGGCCGAACGGCGCCGGGAAGTCTACCCTCATCAACGTCCTGGCCGGGTTGACGGTAAAGACGGCCGGCCAGGTTCGCGTCTGGGGCCATGACCTCGACCGGGAACCGAGGCTCGCCCGCGCCGCGATCGGCGTCGTGCCGCAGGAACTCAACCTCGATCCCTTTTTCACGCCGAGGGAGGCGCTGGAAATGCAGGCGGGGTTCTACGGGGTTCCGAAGAAGGCGCGCCGGACGGACGCGATTCTCCGCGCGCTCCGGCTTTCGGACAAAGCCGACGCCTACGCCCGCAGTCTTTCCGGCGGCATGCGGCGGCGGCTGCTCATCGCGAAGGCGATGGTCCACGACCCGCCGATCCTGGTGCTGGACGAGCCGACGGCGGGCGTCGACGTCGAACTTCGCCAGCAGATCTGGGAGCTTCTCCGTGAGCTGAAGGCGGAAGGCACGACGGTCCTGCTCACGACGCATTACCTGGAAGAAGCCGAGCGGCTTTGCGAACGGATCGCCATCCTCGATCACGGACGGCTCGTCGCTTGCGACAGCACGGAAGCGCTGCTTCGCCGGATGGACCAGCGGGAGATCGTCGTAACAGTGGCCGAAGACCTGCACGCGGTGCCGGCGGCTCTCGGGCGCTTCCGGGTGAGTTTCCAGCCGCCGCGCTGCCTGCGCTTTGGCTTCCGAACAAGCGAGACCGGCATCGTTGAAATCCTCAAGGCCGTGCACGACGCGGGTTTAAACCTGACCGACCTTTCGACGCGGGAAAGCGACCTCGAGGATCTTTTCCTGCAACTCACGCAAAGCCCCGCGGCGCGGCGGGAAGAAAGGCCGGGTCGGTGA
- a CDS encoding zinc-finger domain-containing protein, protein MEADTVLAGHPIVACDGGGGAGHPRVFLDMEERGEVVCPYCSRRFVLKESAPESIEP, encoded by the coding sequence ATGGAAGCGGATACGGTGTTGGCGGGCCACCCGATCGTTGCTTGCGACGGCGGCGGCGGGGCGGGGCATCCCCGCGTTTTCCTGGACATGGAAGAAAGGGGCGAGGTCGTTTGCCCCTATTGCAGCCGCCGCTTCGTCCTCAAGGAAAGTGCTCCGGAAAGCATTGAACCTTGA
- the polA gene encoding DNA polymerase I, with amino-acid sequence MSAKPKHVFLVDGSGFIFRAYHALPSLTRPDGTPVGAVFGFTQMLMKLLNETDADHIAVVFDSDRVSFRNAIYPAYKANRPETPEDLIPQFALVREATEAFAVSAVELKGFEADDLIATYARAAAREGAEVTIVSSDKDLMQLVGGPVTMFDAMRNRRIGPKEVEEKFGVGPEQVVEVQALAGDSTDNIPGVPGIGVKTAAELVRQYGDLENLLRHADEIPQPKRRERLRENAELARVSRKLVALRDDVEMPVPLASFKVRKPDAGRLLAFLKAQGFRTLVARVEGSMPGGAPQAEAAAELKASAKDRDYELVQSVGRLKAWIAAAEEAGSVAFDTETTSLDATQAELVGFSLSVTPGKACYVPLSHRQTQDGTLALAGEAGEGMPQIAFDAALKLLKPLLENPSVLKVGQNLKYDMLVIRRYGISIFPFDDTMLLSYALEGGLHGHGMDELARLHLGIETITYKDVAGSGKNRLRFDQVPLQKACDYAAEDADVTGRLYRLLKPRLAQDHMTRVYETIERPLVPVLVEMEAAGIRVDKAGLRKLSAEFAGRMATLETEIHKAAGRPFNVASPKQLGEILFDEMGLDGGRRGKAGAYGTDASVLEELAAEGHALPARVLDWRQIAKLKSTYTDALIQQIHPETGRVHTSYAMAATSTGRLASSDPNLQNIPIRTEDGRKIRRAFVAEKGFCLLSADYSQIELRLLAEVADVGTLREAFHAGIDIHALTASQVFGVPVKGMDPTVRRKAKAINFGIIYGISPFGLARQLGISQKEAAAYIDAYFERYPGIKAYMEKTKAFAREHGFVTTLFGRRCFVPGIQDKNPARRNFSERAAINAPLQGAAADIIKRAMLRVGPALRQAKLAARLLLQVHDELVFEVPAGEAKETEALVSRLMAEAASPAVSLSVPLVVETNAAMNWADAH; translated from the coding sequence TTGAGCGCGAAGCCCAAGCACGTCTTCCTTGTTGACGGCTCCGGCTTTATTTTTCGCGCCTACCATGCCCTTCCTTCCCTGACCCGCCCCGACGGCACGCCGGTCGGCGCCGTCTTCGGCTTCACGCAGATGCTGATGAAGCTTCTGAACGAAACGGATGCCGACCACATCGCCGTCGTCTTCGATTCGGACCGGGTGAGTTTCCGGAACGCGATCTACCCTGCCTACAAGGCCAACCGGCCCGAGACGCCGGAGGACCTGATCCCCCAGTTCGCGCTGGTGCGCGAGGCGACGGAAGCCTTTGCCGTGTCCGCGGTCGAGCTGAAGGGCTTCGAGGCGGACGATCTGATCGCGACCTACGCGCGCGCCGCCGCGCGCGAGGGCGCGGAGGTGACAATCGTTTCCTCCGACAAGGACTTGATGCAGCTTGTCGGCGGCCCGGTCACGATGTTCGACGCCATGCGGAATCGCAGGATCGGACCTAAGGAGGTGGAGGAAAAATTCGGTGTCGGCCCCGAGCAGGTCGTCGAGGTGCAGGCCCTGGCCGGCGATTCGACCGATAACATTCCCGGCGTTCCCGGCATCGGCGTCAAGACGGCGGCTGAGCTCGTCCGGCAATACGGGGATCTTGAGAACCTGCTCCGGCACGCGGACGAGATCCCGCAGCCAAAGCGCCGCGAGCGGTTGCGGGAAAACGCCGAGCTTGCCCGCGTTTCCCGCAAGCTGGTGGCGCTCCGCGACGACGTTGAGATGCCGGTCCCGCTCGCATCCTTCAAGGTGAGAAAGCCGGATGCGGGGCGGCTTCTTGCCTTCCTTAAGGCGCAGGGTTTCCGCACCCTGGTCGCCCGGGTCGAAGGCAGTATGCCGGGCGGTGCGCCGCAGGCGGAAGCCGCCGCGGAGCTCAAGGCGTCCGCCAAGGACCGCGACTACGAGCTCGTGCAATCGGTCGGGCGCCTGAAGGCCTGGATCGCGGCAGCCGAGGAGGCGGGTAGCGTCGCCTTTGATACGGAAACGACGAGCCTGGACGCCACCCAGGCCGAGCTTGTCGGTTTCTCCCTGTCCGTGACGCCGGGGAAGGCCTGCTACGTGCCGCTTTCGCATCGGCAAACCCAGGACGGCACGCTCGCGCTGGCCGGCGAGGCCGGCGAGGGGATGCCGCAGATCGCCTTCGACGCGGCGTTGAAGCTTTTAAAGCCCCTGCTGGAAAACCCGAGCGTCCTCAAGGTCGGCCAGAATCTGAAGTACGACATGCTGGTTATCCGCCGCTACGGGATTTCGATTTTTCCCTTCGACGATACGATGCTCCTCTCTTATGCCCTTGAAGGGGGCCTGCACGGGCACGGCATGGACGAGCTTGCCAGGCTTCATCTCGGCATCGAGACGATCACCTACAAAGACGTCGCCGGCAGCGGCAAGAACCGGCTTCGCTTCGATCAGGTTCCGCTGCAAAAGGCCTGCGACTACGCGGCCGAGGACGCCGACGTGACGGGCAGGCTGTATCGGCTTTTGAAGCCCCGCCTTGCCCAGGACCACATGACGCGCGTCTATGAGACGATCGAACGGCCGCTGGTTCCCGTCCTCGTCGAGATGGAAGCGGCCGGCATTCGCGTGGACAAGGCGGGACTTCGCAAGCTGAGCGCGGAATTCGCCGGCCGGATGGCGACGCTCGAGACCGAGATCCACAAGGCCGCGGGCCGTCCTTTCAACGTCGCCTCGCCGAAGCAGCTGGGCGAAATCTTGTTCGACGAGATGGGCCTGGACGGCGGCCGGAGGGGAAAGGCCGGCGCCTACGGCACGGACGCGAGCGTGCTCGAAGAACTGGCGGCCGAAGGCCATGCGTTGCCAGCCCGCGTCCTCGACTGGCGGCAGATCGCGAAGCTGAAAAGCACCTATACGGATGCGCTCATACAGCAAATCCATCCCGAAACCGGCCGTGTGCATACGTCCTATGCGATGGCGGCGACCTCGACGGGAAGGCTTGCCTCCTCGGACCCTAATTTGCAGAACATTCCCATCCGCACGGAGGACGGCCGCAAGATCCGCCGGGCTTTCGTCGCCGAGAAGGGTTTTTGCCTGCTTTCCGCCGACTATTCGCAGATCGAACTTCGCCTGCTGGCCGAAGTAGCCGACGTCGGAACCCTGCGCGAGGCGTTCCATGCCGGGATCGACATCCACGCGCTCACCGCCTCCCAGGTCTTTGGCGTGCCGGTCAAGGGCATGGACCCGACGGTGCGCCGGAAGGCGAAGGCAATCAATTTCGGAATCATCTACGGGATCAGCCCGTTCGGGCTTGCCCGCCAGCTCGGTATTTCGCAAAAGGAAGCGGCGGCGTACATCGACGCTTATTTCGAGCGCTACCCAGGCATCAAGGCCTATATGGAAAAAACCAAGGCCTTCGCACGCGAGCACGGCTTCGTCACGACGCTGTTCGGGCGGCGCTGCTTCGTCCCCGGCATCCAGGATAAAAACCCGGCGCGCCGCAATTTCTCCGAGCGCGCCGCGATCAACGCGCCGCTGCAAGGGGCCGCCGCCGATATCATCAAGCGCGCCATGCTTCGCGTGGGCCCGGCGCTCCGGCAGGCGAAGCTTGCGGCGCGCCTGCTGTTGCAGGTGCACGACGAACTCGTCTTCGAGGTGCCGGCCGGGGAAGCAAAGGAAACGGAGGCGCTCGTCAGCCGCCTCATGGCGGAGGCCGCATCCCCCGCCGTTTCCTTGAGCGTTCCTCTCGTCGTCGAAACGAACGCAGCCATGAACTGGGCGGACGCCCACTGA
- a CDS encoding phosphoenolpyruvate carboxykinase, whose amino-acid sequence MLQQTSPVRSSHGLERHGIRNLSHIHWNYATPTLCEEAIRRGEGTLVHGGPLAVHTGVHTGRAPNDKFFTQEPGNQANINWGAVNRPISLAQFDGIYKRLLGHFESREVFVQDCYGGGDPAFQLHVRVVTETAWHSLFARNMFIRPTGDELRDFVPQFTILHAPSFRAIPEVDGTNSDVFIVIDFSKRLVLIGGTSYAGEIKKSVFSILNYLLPERGVLPMHCSANMGPGGDTAIFFGLSGTGKTTLSADPKRTLIGDDEHGWSDNGVFNFEGGCYAKVIRLSPTAEPEIFATTRRFGTILENVVYDEGSRILDLDDARLTENTRASYPIDFIPNASKDGAGGHPKTIIMLTADAFGVLPPISRLSPEQAMYHFLSGYTARVAGTEKGLGSEPQATFSTCFGAPFMPRHPTVYAKLLRDKIAKHKVDCWLVNTGWSGGAYGTGERMKIGHTRAMVHAALDGRLAKAASRKDPHFGLHIPESCPNVPDEVLNPRHTWADKKAYDLAARNLTQRFEKNFKQFENHVDEKVKAASIRAA is encoded by the coding sequence ATGTTGCAGCAGACCAGCCCTGTACGAAGCAGCCATGGGCTTGAACGCCATGGCATCCGCAATCTTTCCCACATTCATTGGAACTACGCCACGCCCACGCTTTGCGAGGAAGCGATCCGGCGCGGCGAGGGTACCCTGGTCCATGGCGGCCCGCTTGCCGTCCATACCGGAGTCCATACCGGACGGGCGCCGAACGACAAATTCTTCACGCAGGAGCCAGGCAACCAGGCCAACATCAACTGGGGAGCCGTCAATCGCCCGATCTCGCTGGCGCAGTTCGACGGCATCTACAAGCGTCTGCTTGGCCATTTCGAAAGCCGGGAGGTCTTCGTTCAGGACTGCTACGGCGGCGGCGATCCAGCGTTCCAACTGCACGTCCGCGTGGTAACGGAAACGGCCTGGCATAGCCTGTTCGCCCGCAACATGTTCATTCGGCCGACCGGCGACGAGCTGCGGGATTTCGTCCCCCAGTTCACGATCCTGCACGCGCCTTCCTTTCGGGCGATTCCGGAAGTGGACGGCACGAACTCGGACGTCTTTATCGTCATCGATTTCTCGAAGCGGCTGGTCCTCATCGGCGGCACGTCTTACGCCGGCGAGATCAAGAAATCCGTCTTCAGCATTCTGAACTACCTGCTGCCGGAACGCGGCGTGCTGCCGATGCACTGCTCGGCCAACATGGGACCGGGCGGCGATACCGCGATCTTCTTCGGCCTTTCGGGTACCGGCAAGACGACGCTCTCGGCCGACCCGAAGCGGACTCTCATCGGCGACGACGAGCACGGCTGGAGCGACAACGGCGTCTTCAATTTCGAAGGCGGCTGCTACGCGAAGGTGATTCGGCTCAGCCCGACGGCGGAACCGGAAATTTTCGCTACGACGCGGCGCTTCGGTACGATCCTTGAGAACGTCGTCTATGACGAAGGAAGCCGGATACTCGACTTAGACGACGCCAGGCTCACGGAAAACACGCGCGCCTCCTACCCGATCGACTTCATCCCGAACGCCAGCAAGGACGGCGCCGGCGGCCATCCAAAAACGATTATCATGCTGACGGCCGACGCTTTCGGCGTGCTGCCCCCGATCAGCCGGCTTTCGCCGGAGCAGGCGATGTACCACTTTCTCTCCGGCTATACGGCGCGCGTCGCCGGCACCGAGAAGGGCTTGGGCAGCGAACCGCAAGCCACTTTCTCGACCTGCTTCGGCGCACCCTTCATGCCGCGCCATCCGACGGTTTACGCCAAGCTTCTGCGCGACAAGATCGCCAAGCACAAGGTGGACTGCTGGCTCGTGAACACCGGCTGGAGCGGTGGTGCCTACGGCACGGGCGAGCGCATGAAGATCGGCCACACCCGAGCGATGGTGCACGCCGCCCTCGACGGGAGGCTGGCGAAGGCAGCCTCGCGGAAGGACCCGCACTTTGGTCTGCACATCCCGGAGAGCTGCCCGAACGTGCCGGACGAGGTGTTGAATCCGCGGCATACCTGGGCCGACAAGAAAGCCTATGACCTCGCGGCGCGGAATTTGACGCAGCGGTTCGAAAAGAATTTCAAACAATTCGAAAATCACGTGGACGAAAAAGTGAAAGCCGCCTCCATTCGCGCGGCTTGA
- a CDS encoding copper chaperone PCu(A)C has protein sequence MTRSTRGFALALVGLLLTVVAACGDGGESRLLISDAWARASAEGATTGAVYLSIRNSGPGDDRLISVETMRADRAMPHGQEMKGDTHRMVALDAISLPAGQEVRLEPGAMHLMLMGLKSPLREGETLTLRLRFAKATEVELVVPVLNPGTAGPLSEEME, from the coding sequence ATGACACGTTCGACGCGGGGCTTTGCCCTGGCCTTGGTTGGGCTACTTCTTACGGTTGTCGCCGCTTGCGGCGACGGCGGGGAGTCCCGCTTGCTGATATCGGACGCCTGGGCGCGGGCCAGCGCGGAAGGGGCGACGACAGGCGCGGTCTATCTGAGCATCCGGAACAGCGGCCCGGGGGATGACCGCCTGATAAGCGTCGAGACGATGCGGGCTGACAGGGCAATGCCCCATGGCCAGGAAATGAAAGGCGATACCCATCGTATGGTGGCGCTGGACGCCATTTCGCTGCCGGCGGGTCAAGAAGTACGCCTCGAACCCGGCGCCATGCACCTCATGCTGATGGGGCTGAAAAGCCCGCTTCGGGAGGGCGAGACCCTCACCTTGCGGCTGCGTTTCGCCAAGGCGACCGAGGTCGAGCTCGTCGTACCGGTTCTGAACCCCGGAACCGCCGGGCCGTTATCCGAGGAGATGGAGTAG
- a CDS encoding HPr kinase/phosphatase C-terminal domain-containing protein has product MIQVYGTSLAWEGKAFLLRGPSGAGKSDLALRLIEEGACLIADDQTRLAARKGRLLASAPPAIAGLLEIRGLGIVKVPFAEPSPLVLAVDLVAPAAVERLPEVAHCTYLGVRVPRMLLYPFEVSATAKLRRAAAALAAGELAA; this is encoded by the coding sequence ATGATTCAAGTATATGGCACTTCCCTCGCGTGGGAAGGAAAGGCGTTTCTCCTGCGCGGGCCTTCCGGCGCCGGCAAATCCGATCTCGCCCTTCGCCTGATCGAGGAAGGCGCCTGCCTTATAGCCGACGACCAGACGCGGCTTGCGGCCCGGAAGGGGCGGCTGCTGGCCTCGGCGCCGCCGGCGATCGCCGGCCTCCTGGAGATCCGCGGGCTTGGCATCGTGAAGGTGCCGTTTGCCGAACCCTCGCCGCTTGTCCTCGCGGTTGATCTCGTCGCGCCTGCGGCCGTCGAGCGGTTGCCGGAAGTCGCGCATTGCACCTATCTCGGGGTTCGCGTGCCGCGGATGTTGCTTTATCCCTTCGAGGTGTCGGCGACGGCGAAGCTGCGCCGCGCGGCTGCCGCCCTTGCCGCCGGGGAGCTTGCGGCCTGA